A window of Tripterygium wilfordii isolate XIE 37 chromosome 7, ASM1340144v1, whole genome shotgun sequence contains these coding sequences:
- the LOC120002364 gene encoding uncharacterized protein LOC120002364 isoform X1, producing the protein MVSADGGSRVEGTTQILSARVRKTIQSIKEIVGNHSDADIYVALKETNMDPNETAQKLLNQDPFHLVKKKSDKKKEIMVHTGSTYQRKHNENVGQGMKSENVVSLGMKSENGFGQGIKTHTFSNRIARRGGYARSTLLGINREFRVVRDNRVNRNTSIEVKPASQQDPISANEQYVVSDFRMSISGTSSSLTPSGSRNSSEASDGSNGPQPRHARDANSNVSDGKLLMEKPPVVNIPVSRSSQVVKLGNSKQQHLATLASTDPVHVPSPDPRTAAAVGAIKREVGVVGGRQQSADAVKDASAPSSSFTNALSGRENSSETFRPFHAISKSGQLNQSSLGETIIPSIPASRSFLNNQYGGRPHQQVVGHQKVPQANKEWKPKSSQKSAAISPGVIGTPTKSTPADKSRGFESKVAELQDSFSQVHVFENQNVIIAQHIRVPETDRCQVTFGSFGVDIDSSRNFDSGLTNGVTEESHGDSAVSLSASSRAASGDDSSANRQEELLDDQSRNSGSDSPSLNGASEIQLLDKNESSSPQNLDNYADIRLVRDNSAAYAPESRQQQDTPEFPSFSAYDPQTGYDIPYFRPTVDDTIRGQFLPSPQEVLSSHVTNSIPASTIAMVQQQQQPPMAQMYPQVHVSHFTNLMPYRQYISPVFVPQMAVPGYSNNPGYPHPSNGSSYLLMPGGSTHLGANGLKYGIQQFKTVPGGSPTGFGNFPNPTACAVNAPGVVGSAIGLQDSSQIKYKESNLYVPNPQAKTSEVWLQNPRELSGLQSAPYYNMPGQTPHATYLPSHTGHASYNAAAARSSHMQFPGVYHPSPQSAAMANPHHLGPAMGGNVGVGVAPGAPGAQMGAYQHPQPGHLNWTSNF; encoded by the exons ATGGTCTCCGCTGACGGTGGGTCTAGAGTCGAGGGAACTACGCAGATACTGTCAGCACGAGTGCGCAAGACCATCCAGTCCATTAAAGAAATCGTGGGAAATCACTCTGATGCTGATATTTACGTTGCTCTAAAAGAGACAAACATGGATCCTAATGAAACCGCCCAGAAGTTACTTAACCAAG ATCCTTTTCATCtggtgaagaaaaaaagtgACAAGAAGAAAGAG ATCATGGTGCACACTGGTTCGACATATCAAAGGAAACATAATGAAAATGTAGGCCAAGGGATGAAATCTGAGAATGTTGTCAGCCTAGGAATGAAATCTGAGAATGGTTTTGGGCAAGGGATCAAAACTCATACATTCTCTAATCGTATTGCTCGAAGGGGAGGTTATGCTCGTAGCACTTTACTTG GAATCAACAGAGAATTTCGGGTAGTGAGAGACAATCGTGTTAATCGGAATACAAGTATAGAAGTGAAGCCTGCTTCACAGCAGGATCCAATATCTGCCAATGAGCAGTATGTTGTCAGTGACTTTAGAATGAG CATATCAGGGACTTCAAGCAGTTTAACGCCCTCTGGCAGCAGAAATTCATCGGAAGCTTCTGATGGGTCAAATGGTCCACAACCTAGACATGCCCGAGATGCTAATTCAAATGTGTCTGACGGGAAACTATTGATGGAAAAGCCGCCTGTGGTCAATATTCCTGTGTCTCGGTCTTCACAAGTGGTGAAACTCGGTAATTCGAAACAACAACATTTGGCTACACTGGCATCAACAGATCCTGTTCATGTTCCATCTCCAGATCCCAGAACAGCTGCTGCTGTAGGTGCTATTAAGCGTGAAGTTGGGGTTGTGGGTGGTCGGCAGCAGTCTGCTGATGCTGTCAAAGATGCGTCTGCACCTAGTAGTTCATTTACAAATGCATTATCAGGGCGAGAGAATTCTTCTGAAACATTTCGACCTTTCCATGCAATTTCTAAAAGTGGCCAACTTAATCAAAGTTCTCTAGGTGAAACAATTATTCCCAGCATTCCTGCAAGTAGATCATTCTTAAACAATCAGTATGGTGGCAGGCCCCATCAACAAGTTGTTGGTCATCAAAAAG TTCCTCAAGCCAATAAGGAGTGGAAACCAAAATCTAGCCAGAAATCTGCTGCTATTAGCCCTGGGGTTATTGGAACTCCTACAAAATCTACTCCTGCTGATAAGTCAAGGGGCTTTGAATCAAAAGTAGCTGAGTTGCAGGACAGTTTTTCACAAGTACATGTCTTTGAGAATCAGAATGTAATTATTGCACAGCATATCCGAGTTCCGGAGACTGATCGTTGTCAGGTTACCTTCGGCAGCTTTGGGGTGGACATAGATTCTTCAAGGAATTTTGATTCTGGATTGACAAATGGAGTTACAGAAGAATCTCATGGGGACTCGGCTGTTAG CTTGTCTGCATCTTCTCGAGCTGCTTCTGGTGATGATTCTTCCGCCAACAGGCAGGAAGAGCTGCTTGATGATCAAAGTAGAAACTCTGGATCTGACTCCCCATCATTAAATGGAGCATCTGAAATTCAATTGTTGGATAAGAATGAGTCATCAAGTCCTCAGAATTTGGACAACTATGCAGATATTAGGCTGGTCAGGGACAACAGTGCTGCCTATGCTCCGGAATCTAGACAGCAGCAAGATACTCCTGAATTTCCAAGCTTTTCA GCATATGATCCCCAGACTGGTTATGATATACCATACTTCAGACCTACAGTAGATGACACTATACGAGGACAGTTCCTACCTTCTCCTCAGGAG gTTTTAAGCTCACACGTGACCAATAGCATACCTGCATCAACAATAGCCATGGTTCAACAGCAGCAACAACCACCGATGGCCCAGATGTACCCTCAAGTTCATGTTTCCCATTTCACCAATCTTATGCCATATCGCCAGTACATCTCTCCAGTTTTTGTCCCTCAGATGGCTGTGCCTGGCTACTCTAATAATCCTGGTTATCCACACCCATCAAATGGCAGCAGTTATTTGCTAATGCCTGGTGGTAGTACCCACCTTGGTGCCAATGGCCTCAAGTATGGAATTCAGCAGTTCAAGACAGTACCTGGAGGCAGTCCCACAGGGTTTGGAAATTTCCCTAACCCGACAGCTTGTGCTGTTAATGCACCTGGTGTTGTTGGGAGCGCAATTGGACTTCAAGATTCATCTCAAATCAAGTATAAAGAGAGCAATCTGTATGTTCCTAATCCTCAG GCCAAGACATCTGAGGTTTGGTTGCAGAATCCGAGGGAGCTTTCGGGCTTGCAGTCTGCTCCATACTATAACATGCCTGGCCAAACACCACATGCTACTTATTTGCCATCCCATACGGGTCATGCTTCATACAACGCAGCTGCAGCACGATCTTCTCACATGCAGTTTCCAGGCGTATATCATCCCTCTCCACAATCTGCTGCAATGGCCAATCCACACCACTTGGGCCCTGCTATGGGAGGTAATGTTGGAGTCGGGGTTGCGCCTGGTGCTCCTGGGGCACAAATGGGTGCTTATCAGCATCCCCAACCTGGTCACCTCAACTGGACATCGAACTTCTGA
- the LOC120002364 gene encoding uncharacterized protein LOC120002364 isoform X2 — translation MVSADGGSRVEGTTQILSARVRKTIQSIKEIVGNHSDADIYVALKETNMDPNETAQKLLNQDPFHLVKKKSDKKKEIMVHTGSTYQRKHNENVGQGMKSENVVSLGMKSENGFGQGIKTHTFSNRIARRGGYARSTLLGINREFRVVRDNRVNRNTSIEVKPASQQDPISANEQYVVSDFRMSISGTSSSLTPSGSRNSSEASDGSNGPQPRHARDANSNVSDGKLLMEKPPVVNIPVSRSSQVVKLGNSKQQHLATLASTDPVHVPSPDPRTAAAVGAIKREVGVVGGRQQSADAVKDASAPSSSFTNALSGRENSSETFRPFHAISKSGQLNQSSLGETIIPSIPASRSFLNNQYGGRPHQQVVGHQKVPQANKEWKPKSSQKSAAISPGVIGTPTKSTPADKSRGFESKVAELQDSFSQVHVFENQNVIIAQHIRVPETDRCQVTFGSFGVDIDSSRNFDSGLTNGVTEESHGDSAVSLSASSRAASGDDSSANRQEELLDDQSRNSGSDSPSLNGASEIQLLDKNESSSPQNLDNYADIRLVRDNSAAYAPESRQQQDTPEFPSFSAYDPQTGYDIPYFRPTVDDTIRGQFLPSPQEVLSSHVTNSIPASTIAMVQQQQQPPMAQMYPQVHVSHFTNLMPYRQYISPVFVPQMAVPGYSNNPGYPHPSNGSSYLLMPGGSTHLGANGLKYGIQQFKTVPGGSPTGFGNFPNPTACAVNAPGVVGSAIGLQDSSQIKYKESNLYVPNPQIGQDI, via the exons ATGGTCTCCGCTGACGGTGGGTCTAGAGTCGAGGGAACTACGCAGATACTGTCAGCACGAGTGCGCAAGACCATCCAGTCCATTAAAGAAATCGTGGGAAATCACTCTGATGCTGATATTTACGTTGCTCTAAAAGAGACAAACATGGATCCTAATGAAACCGCCCAGAAGTTACTTAACCAAG ATCCTTTTCATCtggtgaagaaaaaaagtgACAAGAAGAAAGAG ATCATGGTGCACACTGGTTCGACATATCAAAGGAAACATAATGAAAATGTAGGCCAAGGGATGAAATCTGAGAATGTTGTCAGCCTAGGAATGAAATCTGAGAATGGTTTTGGGCAAGGGATCAAAACTCATACATTCTCTAATCGTATTGCTCGAAGGGGAGGTTATGCTCGTAGCACTTTACTTG GAATCAACAGAGAATTTCGGGTAGTGAGAGACAATCGTGTTAATCGGAATACAAGTATAGAAGTGAAGCCTGCTTCACAGCAGGATCCAATATCTGCCAATGAGCAGTATGTTGTCAGTGACTTTAGAATGAG CATATCAGGGACTTCAAGCAGTTTAACGCCCTCTGGCAGCAGAAATTCATCGGAAGCTTCTGATGGGTCAAATGGTCCACAACCTAGACATGCCCGAGATGCTAATTCAAATGTGTCTGACGGGAAACTATTGATGGAAAAGCCGCCTGTGGTCAATATTCCTGTGTCTCGGTCTTCACAAGTGGTGAAACTCGGTAATTCGAAACAACAACATTTGGCTACACTGGCATCAACAGATCCTGTTCATGTTCCATCTCCAGATCCCAGAACAGCTGCTGCTGTAGGTGCTATTAAGCGTGAAGTTGGGGTTGTGGGTGGTCGGCAGCAGTCTGCTGATGCTGTCAAAGATGCGTCTGCACCTAGTAGTTCATTTACAAATGCATTATCAGGGCGAGAGAATTCTTCTGAAACATTTCGACCTTTCCATGCAATTTCTAAAAGTGGCCAACTTAATCAAAGTTCTCTAGGTGAAACAATTATTCCCAGCATTCCTGCAAGTAGATCATTCTTAAACAATCAGTATGGTGGCAGGCCCCATCAACAAGTTGTTGGTCATCAAAAAG TTCCTCAAGCCAATAAGGAGTGGAAACCAAAATCTAGCCAGAAATCTGCTGCTATTAGCCCTGGGGTTATTGGAACTCCTACAAAATCTACTCCTGCTGATAAGTCAAGGGGCTTTGAATCAAAAGTAGCTGAGTTGCAGGACAGTTTTTCACAAGTACATGTCTTTGAGAATCAGAATGTAATTATTGCACAGCATATCCGAGTTCCGGAGACTGATCGTTGTCAGGTTACCTTCGGCAGCTTTGGGGTGGACATAGATTCTTCAAGGAATTTTGATTCTGGATTGACAAATGGAGTTACAGAAGAATCTCATGGGGACTCGGCTGTTAG CTTGTCTGCATCTTCTCGAGCTGCTTCTGGTGATGATTCTTCCGCCAACAGGCAGGAAGAGCTGCTTGATGATCAAAGTAGAAACTCTGGATCTGACTCCCCATCATTAAATGGAGCATCTGAAATTCAATTGTTGGATAAGAATGAGTCATCAAGTCCTCAGAATTTGGACAACTATGCAGATATTAGGCTGGTCAGGGACAACAGTGCTGCCTATGCTCCGGAATCTAGACAGCAGCAAGATACTCCTGAATTTCCAAGCTTTTCA GCATATGATCCCCAGACTGGTTATGATATACCATACTTCAGACCTACAGTAGATGACACTATACGAGGACAGTTCCTACCTTCTCCTCAGGAG gTTTTAAGCTCACACGTGACCAATAGCATACCTGCATCAACAATAGCCATGGTTCAACAGCAGCAACAACCACCGATGGCCCAGATGTACCCTCAAGTTCATGTTTCCCATTTCACCAATCTTATGCCATATCGCCAGTACATCTCTCCAGTTTTTGTCCCTCAGATGGCTGTGCCTGGCTACTCTAATAATCCTGGTTATCCACACCCATCAAATGGCAGCAGTTATTTGCTAATGCCTGGTGGTAGTACCCACCTTGGTGCCAATGGCCTCAAGTATGGAATTCAGCAGTTCAAGACAGTACCTGGAGGCAGTCCCACAGGGTTTGGAAATTTCCCTAACCCGACAGCTTGTGCTGTTAATGCACCTGGTGTTGTTGGGAGCGCAATTGGACTTCAAGATTCATCTCAAATCAAGTATAAAGAGAGCAATCTGTATGTTCCTAATCCTCAG ATAGGCCAAGACATCTGA